One Maribacter dokdonensis DSW-8 genomic region harbors:
- a CDS encoding Na+/H+ antiporter NhaC family protein, whose translation MTQVKAVTANAKALIPFLIFIAIFLGVGIFQNDFYALPAPIAVIAGILVAFLMFKQSMKEKIAILLEGCGNDKILTMCLIYLLAGAFAATTKAMGSVDAIVHLGLDVISGHYIYVGVFVIAAFLSISTGTSVGAIVALAPIVIGFADTGNFSLGILCGALLGGSMFGDNLSVISDTTIAATQSLNVKMSDKFKANIKIAVPAAIISMAILMYEGLSMNTVGMEMEEYHYSILKILPYLIVIILSVIGVNVFVTLVLGAISAGILGVFYGDFTVLEFTRISYTGFTNMTEIFLLSLLTGGLAALVTFNGGIAFILLKIKTFVKSKKSAQFGIATLVSTINMAIANNTVSIIISGPIAKSINDEYALENKQTASILDVFACITQGLLPYGAQVLMILSFAKGSITYLDLVSNTWYLLLLLVSTVLVVGLKSKK comes from the coding sequence ATGACTCAAGTAAAAGCTGTAACAGCCAATGCAAAGGCACTTATTCCATTTTTAATATTCATTGCAATATTTCTAGGCGTAGGCATTTTTCAAAATGATTTTTATGCCCTACCCGCTCCTATTGCCGTAATTGCTGGTATACTGGTAGCATTTCTCATGTTTAAGCAATCTATGAAGGAGAAAATTGCCATTCTTTTAGAAGGGTGCGGTAATGATAAAATTTTGACCATGTGTCTTATATACTTATTGGCAGGAGCATTTGCAGCGACAACCAAAGCTATGGGCAGTGTAGATGCTATTGTTCATTTAGGTCTGGATGTTATCAGCGGACACTATATATATGTAGGTGTGTTTGTAATTGCTGCATTTTTGTCTATTTCTACGGGTACCTCTGTTGGCGCTATAGTAGCGCTGGCTCCAATTGTAATTGGTTTTGCGGATACCGGTAATTTTTCGCTGGGTATTTTATGCGGTGCCTTGTTAGGAGGTTCCATGTTCGGTGATAATCTATCGGTAATTTCAGATACCACCATTGCCGCTACACAATCACTGAACGTAAAAATGAGTGATAAGTTCAAGGCGAATATCAAAATAGCCGTACCTGCTGCCATTATAAGTATGGCCATTTTAATGTATGAAGGTCTAAGCATGAATACCGTAGGAATGGAAATGGAAGAGTATCATTATTCCATTCTTAAAATTTTGCCTTATTTAATTGTAATTATACTTTCAGTAATAGGTGTGAACGTTTTTGTGACGCTTGTATTGGGCGCAATTTCGGCTGGAATCTTAGGTGTCTTTTATGGTGATTTCACAGTGTTGGAATTTACAAGAATATCATATACAGGCTTTACCAATATGACGGAGATATTTCTTTTATCATTATTAACGGGCGGTTTGGCCGCTTTGGTGACGTTCAATGGCGGTATAGCGTTTATACTATTAAAAATTAAAACTTTTGTAAAAAGTAAGAAGTCGGCACAGTTTGGTATTGCAACACTGGTATCAACTATTAACATGGCAATTGCGAACAATACGGTCTCCATAATTATATCTGGACCCATTGCTAAATCTATTAATGATGAGTATGCTTTAGAGAACAAACAGACTGCATCTATCTTAGATGTCTTTGCTTGTATAACTCAAGGATTATTGCCTTATGGAGCCCAGGTGCTTATGATTTTGAGCTTTGCAAAGGGTAGTATAACTTATTTGGACCTTGTAAGTAATACTTGGTATCTATTGTTATTATTGGTGTCTACTGTGTTGGTTGTAGGATTAAAATCTAAGAAGTAA
- a CDS encoding arylsulfotransferase family protein: MRKMNLNLGTTALFVCLLFLTSCSNDSDDVSITEEETTDDTSDTNEASSTVDSDSYILAVAPDNGVYLIDHDGNTLFDWDFNGDQLGNDAMLQSDGSLVATIKADNPQITFGGYGGGFRKINADQSIEWEVDYSTNTYISHHDVNYLSNGNIIFPVWEEVSAADAAEMGFSGNFNIYPEAIIEMNPLTQEIVWEWHATDHIVQDYDESKLNFGVVADVPNLIDINYNNDQTDGDIMHVNGITLDETNDLLYMTVNFYSEVWVIDHSTSTEEAATNTGGNYNLGGDLVYRFGNPLTYDNVGEVTMNRVHYPNLFDDNKMLVFVNNKYDNQSAVAEYQLSPPYELVAGQDNEPELIWEFTDTDLYSNGLGSGVRMSNGNTLICEGTGAIWEVNSDGDVLWRFTNYNRPWRAYAFTKDDDAITALGL; this comes from the coding sequence ATGAGAAAAATGAATCTTAACTTAGGAACAACTGCATTATTTGTATGCCTGCTTTTCTTAACTTCTTGCAGTAATGATTCCGATGATGTTTCAATCACCGAAGAAGAAACAACAGATGATACTAGCGACACCAATGAAGCAAGTAGTACTGTGGACAGTGACTCCTACATTTTAGCCGTTGCACCGGACAATGGGGTATATTTAATTGATCATGATGGCAATACCTTATTTGATTGGGATTTCAATGGTGACCAATTGGGTAATGATGCCATGCTTCAATCTGATGGCAGCTTGGTAGCTACGATAAAAGCTGATAATCCACAGATAACCTTTGGTGGTTATGGTGGCGGTTTTAGAAAAATAAATGCTGACCAATCCATTGAATGGGAAGTGGACTATTCTACTAATACCTACATCTCACATCATGATGTTAATTACTTATCGAACGGAAATATCATATTTCCCGTATGGGAAGAAGTAAGTGCTGCAGATGCTGCGGAGATGGGATTTTCGGGTAATTTTAATATTTACCCTGAAGCTATTATTGAAATGAATCCATTAACCCAAGAAATAGTTTGGGAGTGGCATGCTACGGACCATATTGTTCAAGATTACGATGAAAGCAAATTAAACTTTGGTGTCGTGGCCGATGTTCCCAACCTTATTGACATCAATTATAATAATGATCAAACTGATGGTGACATTATGCATGTAAACGGTATAACCCTAGATGAAACGAACGACCTTTTATACATGACCGTTAACTTTTATAGCGAGGTTTGGGTTATTGATCATAGCACCTCAACAGAAGAGGCTGCCACCAATACCGGCGGAAACTATAATTTAGGTGGTGACCTGGTTTACCGTTTTGGAAACCCCCTTACTTATGACAATGTTGGTGAAGTGACCATGAACAGGGTACATTATCCTAATCTTTTTGATGATAATAAAATGTTGGTTTTTGTAAATAACAAATACGATAACCAGTCTGCAGTAGCAGAATACCAATTGAGTCCGCCTTATGAACTGGTAGCCGGTCAAGATAATGAGCCTGAATTAATATGGGAATTCACAGATACCGATTTATATAGTAATGGTTTAGGCAGTGGGGTTAGAATGAGTAATGGCAACACCCTTATCTGCGAAGGCACAGGTGCTATTTGGGAAGTTAATAGCGACGGAGATGTGCTGTGGAGATTTACAAATTACAATAGACCGTGGCGTGCGTATGCATTTACAAAAGACGACGATGCAATAACCGCATTAGGTCTATAA
- a CDS encoding EF-hand domain-containing protein, producing MKKVIATFIIIASITSCNSVKNMNTSSMSDAATLLSSLSSNSTVQQVASLFSLLDTNNDQAISSTEAIGEVSENFDVLDTDNNASLNLTELEGILGLLK from the coding sequence ATGAAAAAAGTAATTGCAACGTTTATCATTATTGCTTCAATAACCAGTTGTAACAGTGTAAAGAACATGAACACCTCATCTATGTCCGATGCTGCTACATTATTAAGCTCACTAAGTTCTAATTCTACGGTACAGCAGGTGGCGAGCTTATTTAGCCTATTGGATACCAACAATGATCAAGCTATTAGCTCAACTGAAGCTATTGGCGAAGTTTCTGAAAATTTTGATGTATTGGACACTGATAATAACGCTAGCCTTAATTTAACCGAATTGGAAGGTATACTTGGTTTGTTAAAATAA
- a CDS encoding outer membrane beta-barrel protein → MKYKMLIAVLAIFSTTAYGQWQVSASSGYAVGSAGMKLGERITTTETENSYGSYGEGTNFQLRGTYFFDDSFGFDLGVGYLHGSDQDISIVSLPDTEVNAVARARAFGASASVVYKFTNNIYGRFGALLKLGGKTEGVIYQKSVFSEAEAEAFGVPEGSYSETNYKEDFHGHFPLGFVGALGYKYDLDDNFSLFVEAEYYGISLKRKDSEISEFNTDLKLPDGTIAVSGLYTIDNLPEGVNRTTTYVDNLSNTNTDTSKELSQKVPYSSFGLNIGITYKFNKATN, encoded by the coding sequence ATGAAGTATAAAATGTTAATAGCTGTTTTGGCAATTTTTAGCACAACGGCATATGGGCAATGGCAAGTCTCGGCAAGTTCTGGCTATGCCGTTGGAAGTGCAGGTATGAAATTGGGAGAACGAATTACGACAACGGAAACAGAAAACTCATATGGCAGTTATGGAGAAGGCACAAACTTTCAACTTAGAGGCACCTATTTTTTTGACGACTCTTTCGGTTTTGATCTTGGAGTAGGTTATTTGCATGGTTCTGACCAGGATATTTCTATTGTTAGTCTACCGGATACAGAAGTGAATGCTGTTGCAAGGGCAAGGGCATTTGGTGCTTCCGCATCCGTGGTATATAAATTCACCAATAATATATATGGACGTTTTGGAGCATTATTAAAATTGGGAGGTAAAACGGAAGGTGTCATTTACCAAAAATCTGTTTTTTCTGAAGCTGAAGCCGAGGCTTTTGGTGTACCGGAAGGCTCTTATTCCGAAACGAACTATAAAGAGGATTTTCATGGACATTTTCCTTTAGGGTTCGTGGGAGCTCTTGGATATAAATATGATTTAGATGATAACTTTAGCCTGTTTGTAGAAGCTGAATATTACGGTATTAGTTTAAAGCGTAAAGATTCGGAAATATCCGAATTCAATACGGATTTAAAACTACCTGATGGTACTATAGCGGTTAGTGGGCTATATACCATTGATAATTTGCCAGAAGGCGTAAATAGAACTACTACCTACGTAGATAACCTATCCAATACCAATACTGATACATCTAAAGAACTGTCCCAGAAAGTACCATACTCTTCTTTTGGATTAAATATTGGTATTACTTACAAATTTAATAAAGCAACGAATTAA
- a CDS encoding cytochrome-c peroxidase, with the protein MKKCFVPICLLVITLSSCSKDEYIDITEEEQLLVNDENNDTVVDDNEENTNDLAVDSSILALPDSPFNYANILLPDFFLDNDVRNEENTPNNNEITDYGATLGRVLFYDTNLSRNNTISCASCHIQEHGFSDPTALSTGFDGELTSRNSMGLANARFYENGRFFWDERAVSLEEQTLVPIQDLVEMGLTLPELEAKLSVVDYYEALFTNAFGDDNVTSERIALALSQFIRSMVSYESKFDEGLAQVNDIDDNFPNFTNSENRGKQLFMSNQTRCFDCHATNVFVGDAARNNGLDATITDPGVGSITGNNNDLGEFKVPSLRNIALTGPYMHDGRFETLEEVIEHYNSGVQNNPNLDNRLTQGNNVRRLNLSDNDKQALVDFLHTLTDTEFITDEKYADPFIED; encoded by the coding sequence ATGAAAAAGTGTTTTGTCCCAATTTGCTTACTAGTGATTACTTTAAGTTCGTGTAGTAAAGATGAGTATATAGATATAACCGAAGAAGAACAACTATTGGTCAATGATGAAAATAATGATACGGTTGTTGATGATAATGAAGAAAATACTAATGACCTTGCCGTTGATTCATCTATTTTAGCCTTGCCAGATTCTCCATTCAATTATGCCAATATACTTTTGCCGGATTTCTTTTTAGATAACGATGTTAGAAATGAAGAAAATACCCCTAACAATAACGAAATAACAGATTACGGAGCAACTTTAGGCAGGGTGTTGTTCTATGATACTAATTTATCTAGGAACAATACTATTTCTTGCGCGTCTTGCCATATTCAAGAACATGGTTTTTCTGATCCTACTGCCTTAAGTACAGGGTTTGATGGTGAATTAACTTCTAGGAATTCCATGGGACTGGCAAATGCCAGGTTTTATGAAAATGGAAGGTTTTTTTGGGATGAAAGAGCGGTTAGTCTAGAAGAGCAAACATTGGTTCCAATTCAAGACCTTGTGGAAATGGGACTAACTTTGCCTGAATTGGAAGCAAAACTGTCGGTCGTAGATTATTATGAAGCTTTATTCACTAATGCCTTCGGTGATGACAATGTTACCAGTGAGCGTATAGCATTAGCGTTATCTCAATTTATACGTTCTATGGTTTCATATGAATCTAAATTTGATGAAGGTTTGGCACAAGTAAACGATATAGATGACAACTTTCCAAATTTTACAAATTCAGAAAATAGAGGTAAGCAACTTTTTATGAGCAACCAGACCAGATGTTTTGATTGTCATGCTACCAATGTTTTTGTGGGTGATGCTGCTAGAAACAACGGGCTAGATGCTACTATTACAGATCCGGGCGTGGGCAGTATAACCGGTAATAATAACGATTTGGGCGAATTTAAAGTACCATCTTTAAGAAACATTGCTTTAACAGGACCTTACATGCACGATGGTAGATTTGAAACTCTAGAAGAGGTTATAGAGCATTACAATAGCGGAGTACAGAACAACCCAAATTTGGATAATAGACTTACGCAAGGTAATAACGTTCGCAGACTAAACTTATCCGATAATGACAAACAAGCATTAGTTGATTTTCTACATACCTTGACCGATACAGAATTTATCACTGATGAGAAATATGCCGATCCGTTTATAGAGGATTAA
- a CDS encoding vanadium-dependent haloperoxidase — protein sequence MRNYNLRWVLIILSVILLQACAKDELDVLEISETDTDDFETVAQDSLTARRQNNRNNGLNPSEETVQLIVDWNDLWLVLDRYTDGLRPNTTARALAYIHLAGYETAVADMDGYGSTQSQLQGFNLDLDERANNVDRDLALNTCYALVMDHFMFSVSNNAKAGIATLENELADELTEELSQEEIENSIAWGTLVAESVIAYSQTDTEAESQQLDPNPVSYVAPVGEGLWAASEGESAWFPYWNRVRTFVISPEQTSSTPPPFSHNTNRNSGYYEQMEEVEISATTARLSDNEDLWIAEFWSDDVEGLMMSPPGRQFSIANQLIEQEDLDFEQALELLLKLGFATNDAAVSAWDDKYTYNSERPSRFILEYINDDFQTNLARFISSPNPAFPAYPSGHATFAAAASGVFIDIFGGDAINFTDRTHAGRSDFDGTPRRFSSFTEMAEENGYSRIPLGVHIQADSDEGARLGYEISAAVNNFSLSPNF from the coding sequence ATGAGAAATTATAATTTAAGATGGGTGTTGATTATCCTATCGGTGATCCTACTACAGGCTTGTGCAAAAGATGAGTTAGACGTACTTGAAATTAGTGAAACGGACACAGATGATTTTGAAACAGTAGCCCAAGACTCTTTGACCGCTAGAAGGCAAAATAACCGTAACAATGGCTTGAACCCATCTGAGGAGACTGTGCAATTAATTGTGGATTGGAATGATCTTTGGCTGGTTTTGGATAGATATACTGATGGCTTAAGACCTAATACTACAGCAAGAGCTTTAGCCTACATTCATTTGGCCGGGTACGAAACTGCCGTAGCGGATATGGATGGTTATGGATCTACACAGAGTCAATTACAGGGCTTTAATCTTGATTTAGATGAAAGAGCAAATAACGTAGATAGAGACTTGGCACTTAACACTTGTTACGCCCTGGTAATGGACCATTTTATGTTCAGTGTTTCCAATAATGCAAAAGCGGGTATTGCAACTTTAGAGAATGAGTTGGCAGATGAACTAACGGAAGAACTTTCACAGGAAGAAATTGAGAATTCCATAGCATGGGGGACTTTGGTCGCAGAAAGTGTAATTGCCTATAGCCAAACCGATACCGAAGCAGAATCTCAACAGTTAGATCCTAATCCTGTATCATATGTAGCACCTGTTGGTGAAGGCTTATGGGCGGCATCTGAAGGAGAAAGTGCGTGGTTTCCTTATTGGAACAGGGTAAGAACATTTGTGATCAGTCCGGAACAGACCTCTAGCACACCGCCGCCATTTTCCCACAACACTAATAGAAATAGTGGCTATTATGAGCAAATGGAAGAAGTTGAGATTTCTGCTACAACCGCTAGGTTATCAGATAACGAAGATCTTTGGATAGCCGAATTTTGGTCAGATGATGTAGAAGGGTTAATGATGAGTCCTCCTGGTAGACAGTTTTCCATTGCCAATCAATTAATTGAACAGGAAGACTTGGATTTTGAACAAGCATTGGAGTTGTTGTTAAAGCTTGGTTTTGCAACTAATGATGCTGCGGTTTCTGCTTGGGATGATAAATACACCTATAATTCAGAAAGACCAAGTAGATTTATTCTGGAGTACATCAACGATGATTTTCAAACAAATTTAGCACGATTCATTTCCAGCCCCAATCCAGCTTTTCCGGCTTATCCGTCAGGGCATGCTACATTTGCAGCGGCGGCATCGGGAGTATTTATAGACATATTTGGGGGAGACGCCATTAACTTTACCGATAGAACCCATGCAGGAAGATCAGATTTTGATGGCACCCCTAGAAGGTTCAGTTCTTTTACGGAAATGGCCGAAGAAAATGGATATTCTAGAATACCATTGGGTGTACATATACAAGCTGATAGCGATGAAGGCGCTCGTTTAGGTTATGAGATTTCAGCCGCAGTGAACAACTTTAGTTTATCCCCTAATTTTTAA